In Mytilus edulis chromosome 3, xbMytEdul2.2, whole genome shotgun sequence, the genomic window CAGCTACTGCATGTTTATCGTCTCTTTAAACAGAGGTAGTTAATTAGTTCAAACGCATTGATGCACATATGCGATAACTATTTACTATATGGTAATATACAACTATATCTTACATTAATAAAGTCTTCAACTAGAATTTTGGCAATGATATTTTTATAGACCGTCTTTACAACCCCATAATATTCACGTGAGGTagaaatgtataaaacaaaataccGATGTCCAAGATAAATAGGGGGAAgtcaataaaaactgacaacaTCAAATGTTATTAATCACATGAATTAACGGAACGagtgaaaacaactgtcatattcctagcttggtacagtcatttgagtgaaaacaactgtcatattcctgacttggtacagtcatttgagtgaaaacaactgtcatattcctgacttggtacagaatttgagtgaaaacaactgtcatattcctggcttggtacagtcatttgagtgaaaacaactgtcatattcctgacttggtacagaattTGAGTgaatacaactgtcatattcctggcttggtacagtcatttgagtgaaaacaactgtcatattcctgactttgtacagtcATTTGagtgaaaacaactgtcatattcctggcttggtacagtcatttcagcgaaaacaactgtcatattcctggcttggtacagtcatttcagtggaaacaactgtcatattcctgacttggtacagtcatttgagtgaaaacaactgtcatattcctgacttggtacagtcatttgagtgaaaacagctgtcatattcctgacttgaaattGGCATTTCCCGACGACATTGGTGGGTTATACCTTTATATAGTTTAACCTCCCATTTGTATACTAGTTGTCTATAGTTCCAATATCGACAAAATTAGACGAGAAggaccaggttcaatccacaatgttttcttaaaatgtcctgtaccaagtcaggaaaatggcagttgttatcttatagttcgtttctctgagTTTTACATTGTCGTTTGGATTTTTGTAGGACTTTAATGTTTACAAAActctgaatttttgaaataataataaggcttttctatctcaggaatagataaccttagctgtatttggcaaaacctttagggattttggtcctcaatgctctttaacttcgtaatttatttgacttttaacatattttttttattcaagcgtcactaatgagtattttgtagacgaaacgcgcgtctggcgcaaatataaaactTCCATtcttcaatcctggtatctatgatgagtttatttagtgtttctgttgtttcgttgttttcctcttataattgatgtgtttcacttggttttagtttgtaacccagattttttttcctctcaatcgatttataactttcgaacagcggtatactactgttacctctatagtgttactatacaaatcattgcaACCATCAGAAACAACAACTATTATTGGGAAGCAGCAGCCAAAACTAAATTAACATGCACAACAACTgatcaaaaattcaaacaaaagtacaaataaatcTAACAGAGACGCACATAAAAAAGTTTAAGTAGTTgatgccattttgttttttactttaacatgtttgtttgtattctatatattgtatcctatagttcgtttctatgtatgatggcgtttgcttttgttgcacttcagtgttcctgttgttcctttgttttatagttgatgtgtttcctcggttttagtttgtaacccggaattgTTTCTTtcgatcgatttatgatttttgaacaccGGCATACTACTGTTTTCTTTAtctatagtgattaagattataacacaatgttgactgctgtactacTATTTTGGATATTTGTActaattatgtctgtttgttttgttcacacatttttGTGTAGATAATTGAATTGTATACGACTGGTACAAAAGGCTGAGGTTTTAATATTAAGCAACAAAACTATGCTTCATCCAACATTATTTAcacaaggaaatgcctgtaccaaaccagaaatatgacagctgtcttccattcgtttgatgtgtttaagcttttgattttgcagttTGATAAGTTccttttagttttgaattttccgttgagttcggtatttttgttattttacttttgacaaataaaaaaagttcttgAAGTTGATAGTACACACCGTATTTAGCTTGTTTACCACTTCTAGATAAAGTACAAAATGTGAAGATTATTATCAGTaacatttaaaagttaaaattctcaatgctcttcaaatttgcaattgtttggctttctacatattttgatatgagcgtcactgatgagtcttatgtagacgaaacgcgcgcctggcgtactaaattataatcctggaaccaTTGATAACTATTCTGTCTTCCAAAAACATAAGAATACCAATGAACCATGTGAAACTCAAAATCTAATTGGTCTACACATGGGAGTAATATCAATGGCAATATTAACGTCGACATAAAACTTCCATGGTTCACTAAAGTCGTGTAAGAACTATCAAGTACTATAATAATTTGTTGTcaacattaatgaaaatgaaatttggTAATGGGGTGTCCTTACGGTAGTGTATGTAACTAAAGAGATAACAAAAAGGGAGAGAGGACAAAATTGATGAGATTCTTGAACTGTCCTCAAGTTCTCAAAGTAAATTTGTACATAATATcaacaagaaataaaataaagcCATGTGTGTCTTATTGCAAACTAATTGATTAAAATATGATTAAGATATGCAACATTTGAAAAACAGcagtataattataataaaaagtatgtatTACAACTTATAAActttaagtcaggaatataacagttgtccattcgtttggtgtgtttgggTGATTGATTTTGTCAATAGAAGGGACTTTCTGAATTGAATTTTCGTTTGAGTCCGggtaatttataatttttacttttcttttatatatttaatatctattttatatttaataattaaGTTAATGATGTTGTCCcgtttctgataaaaaaaaatgtgggaaATGTTCAAATATTGATGTTATCATTCAAAAACATGGTCACATTTTCGGTTGAATACAATTGAAGATGAGTTTTCTTAGTTTGGATGACATTTACCACACCCTTAGACCATGACAATacatcaaagataccagggttataatttggtacttttttcaacatatttttaaatcattGCGCTCGAATCCAAACAGTTAAAGTTCACTTTCAAaaacgaatttgaagagcatcaAAAATATAAATCCAAATAAGGCAATATATACATAGGAGTATAGAAATCCCTTAATGTTTCAAACTATTCCATATTTTATCAAcagtaaatttacagaaaataaaaatatcaataattctGGTTTTAGATAagtaaatggctttttttttcaTAAGCAAAAACTTTCAAAGGTCACTCTGCAACATGCAGCCTCTGGTAAAATTAAGAAATCATTATCAAAGGTTGCAATGGTAAATCCACATGACAGCATAACTAATGAAAccaaaaaaatagtatttttcaaCTATTGCTATTGTTATGTATTTTTATACGAAAAAATGAAATGAAGTTGCATTGAATTAGTATTTTTCAACTATTGCTATTGTTATGTATTTTTATACGAAAAAATGAAATGAAGTTGCATTGAATTATGTATAAAATATTGGAATTTCACATTTTTCCCACAGCATGAGATATGTAGCAGCATACATGTTGGCTGTGATGGGTGGCATTGAAAACCCATCAGTCGACGATTTGAAGAGGATTATTGGAAGTGTCGGGATTGATTCGGATAACGAGAAGATAAATCTTGTAATATCTAAGTTAAAAGGAAAGAACATAGAAGAATTGGTTTTGAAAAGTAAGTATTTCAACCAAATAGCTTCAATTTTTGTGACTGTGTATGtttttgtatgttgtattttctCTGTCTTCACTTGATTTTGGAGGGTAGAACTTTCGGTATGATATTTTTGGCACTATCTCTTGTGAGTATATTTCTCTAGAGATTTACTTTTAGAGTTTGGCTTCTACAATTCTATTAAAGAAATAACCTACTGTTAAAGATTTATTTCGAATTCTTAACTGTTAACACTCAGCGTTGTTTACAATGACAGAAACAATTCTGCAAGATATGTTTGAAACATacgttttttaattgataaactCAATTCCAATAGAAATTTATTTTACGAATGAAGTAAAAACAATGAAAGTTGACGACAACTAGTGCAATTTCAGTATTAATGATTCAGAATATTTCGTTTAAACTCACAAAAAGTACCAGATGTAGAAGATTGTTCAACAAAATTGTGCACATATCACACATTATTAGTTATTATTGTCTTTGACTGGCTTTAAGTAAGTGCGAAAACTATCATATCTTTACTAAGTATCGTGAGTCATTTTATTAATAtagattaaaatctaataaattacACCGTTGGTTtccccatttgaatggttttacactagtcatttctggggccctttatatagctcggtgtgagccaagtctccgtgttggagaccgtactttgacctataatggtttacgtttacagattgtgacttggatggagagttgtctcattggcactcataccacatcttcttagtaacgtcttcttcaaatattgaattgaatgcAGCTGATTTCAAAAGTTATACGAAATGAAAGGAAGTGGCCATAACATTTTGGCAAATACTTTCGCTTTCATTTCGAATAAATTTCCACAGCATTTAATTCTGCTATCAATTACAGGTCAAGGTCTTCTGGCATCTGTATGTGGCGGGTCAGAATCAACTTGTAATCAGACAGGTACACCTCAAGTAAAaggtatattttatttaagtaGTTCTTAATATCAAATGATAATAAAGGAATAACCGATAAAAACTGGAAATTAAGCCATGAAAAACTAGACACATATAGAAGTatacgcggtatgggctttgctcattgatgaaggtcgtacggtgacctatagtttttaatttctgtgtcattttggtctcttgtgatgaGTTGTCTCacttgcaatcataccacatcttctttttttatacataatgaaGATACGGTCTTCAGGTATACTCAATCGGTCATcgtttattgtatattttttatataaacaggAAGTTCCGAATCAGTTATGCATATCTTCCTCTCATTTAGAGTGGAACAACCTACGAAAGTCAGACCAAATGTATCATTTCTATGTTTACAAAACACAATCCTTGTAAGGAATACATTTTATTGTGaattcaattaagaaaataaCAGACGGAAAAACCTGAGGTTCGGCAATTAATCAAACAGAAAGGAAAAACAAATCGACAAGACCTTCAACAAAACAAGCTTTAGTTAAACATAAAGGTTTCAACTCTGGTAACCTGGTTTGGCTTCCAGATGCGTTGACCAATATGACTTTCATTTTTGTCATAGGTGATCAATTCACTATAATTCTAAAATATTGGTACTAATGAGAATGATGTCCAATTCATGGTCtgtgaaaacaatttaaaatttgttttaacgGGCTTTCAAATCATACCTCTATGTTCATTAAAACAAATGGAATTCACATAAATGcgttgaaatatataaaaaaaaacgaatgagAGGTAATGACACGAAGACAGTTCATAGTATCCCAATGCTACACATAAAACAAAAGACTTAAATTGCAAATATAACggtcacaataaaaaaaaacaccatatttTTACATGCCATATTCGTGTGAAATCGGGTAACTACCTAAAAAAAGTCTAGGGATTTATGTGTTTCAAACACCGGTATACGGTTGGCTTCATTAAGTAACATAAATGATTTCTTGTTGCTACttttttgtgtgtaattgtaACCGGTACCTATTAAAAATGCAGAAGTGATGGGTTGTTTGTCAGCGGAAATACAAAggacaaatacaaaaatacaatggTTTAAATGTAGTGTTTAATTTAGTGAGAAAAAACATCTTCTATTACATTATGCTGGTCAATGAGATAGATGAtagtatttaaataaaaacatgcaTTGCGGGTATTACAATAATGCATGATAATGACGAAGACAGATATTGTAAATagatttcatttttctttcaGAAGTGTCTAGAGAAGATAAAGAAAAGCCTAATGACAAAGATGATGGCAATGACAGTGATGGGAGTGACGGGAGTGATGTTAGTTTCGGGTTGTTATTTGACTAATCGTTATGTAAACATTTTGGTTTTATAAACAAATGCGTGTTATTCTTCTCAACAATAacttaaaatttatcaaattttataccATTTGATGTATTCATACGCAAACTATGTGAGTTTGTGTTTTATATTGAAACTATATACATACACTAAATGCTAGATTAAATTATATGGCTTTATAGTGTTCATGTATGGGATTTTGGGTGTTATAATGTTTAGTCTTCAAATATTAGCATGATTGTGTTTTCTTGCTTCTACCAATGTAGTAGGAGAATAGTAAATCTTAATAAGCTGAATTGATAGTTTTAGTAATACCAGACAAGCAGAAGCAGCATAAGTTTATAGACAAAATTGTCTCGCATTGATATATTCACATACTTTTTCATGCtctgatttaaaaacaaatgttgtagATAGAGTTGATACAAAAATGGAGaaatgttacaaaattcaaaattaattcCTACAATGCTTTCACATTCTaattatcatgaaatatttctcaTAACAACAGTCTAAAAAAAACCTGTCAGTGCCTATTTACTGATATACACTCACCTCGGCAATGATGTTCATCTGACCCGTCATTACAATCGATGATATCGTCACATCTCCATGTGTTTGGACAACATCTCTCACCATCAGCACACATAAAATCTCCTTTAGCACAAAGTTTCGGAGCAGAAGTTGTCGTTGTTGTCGTTGGAGTTGTTTTCAGTGTGGTACCTAAAAATCGCTTTCAAAGATGTTactttcttatataaaaaaatataacaaattataacGAATACTTAGATACGGATATGATTTATagcatacattttaaaaattatgaaaatggtggattaaacctggtttaatagcttcttcgATAGATCCTATCATGTCTACATGGCACTGACCCACAGCGATTAATGGCAAATACCCGGAACGACCTGTGTAAAAGAAAGAAGCGGAAGCGATGCCAGAGAGactagaatcatattcaaaatagtgtggctgtggtcattgattgacgacctaaattatcccattgactgatTGTCTGAATTAAGAGACTaagttttatgaaaaatggtCGAAACTATCACACATTGGAGACTTTTCTTCTATTATATGAATTTAAGCAGTGCAAAGATAAGAGAAAGACATCTTGTCTTGATTAGCATTCCGGTGGTAAATCATGACTATACTATTGTATACCTTGACATTTCTGTTCGTCTGTATTGTCATAGCAGTCCATTATACCGTCACATCTCCACGAATCTGGGTAACATTTGTCATTGTCACACAGGAACTCTTCTTCACCACAATGAGAAGTTTCACGTACCCGGTCTGTGATAAATATCGAAACTAATAGTATATAAAATAGTACAGCTTTAAGGATATAACGATATTAGTATTAATAAATAATTGCTATTTAATAATTGGTGTAATGAAGCTTATATGAACAATTTCTCGTTGGTAAtgagataaaaatataaatggaaaATTACAAAATCTTACAAAAAGAAACAGCATTTGTTTTGTATCCAGTCATTTTAGTTCAATGCTGACTTTTCTAAATCAGATGATTTGAAAGGATGTTGAAAATTAGATATGCTTTTAAATAACAGTTAGGTTATAAttgtacggcggctttgtgaaaaattgtgcacatcttgctacaagcatgaaatctGGCATAGATCGTACTCAACTATTTCTCtttcatttcagatagggaggcatttgaaaaaaatgcctcacttccggtaaaattcaaaatggcggatatcatacttaaattagccctatatcgaaggctagtatgtgaaaaggtgttattaacatgctactatcataatatttggtattaacctttgttttgtactacttttggatatgtgatatagataagatgtcttcaaaaaccctacttccggtaaaatcaaacatggcggatatagtactacaataagcttatttttagggaggataattgaaatgtgttttaaagtattgctactatcattatattgtgcaggaacctttctttggtgcttctcatggatacaatgtataagacatatgtctttcaaacccttacttccggtaatatccaatatggcggacatagaaatattgatatttttcatttttatattcaacttttttcaaactgTAAATTAAATGAATTTTTGGGGTTGTCATTAAACTTTTTGCTTTAAGTcatcctcaaaaccactaattctattcaattgcatatgattaaatacaaaattaacacttccggtaaaaaatcAATATGGCGAAAATTActaagatgagtcctcaatccacatagtcgatgtagagttttggatagattgattaaaacaaaataaaatcactaaagttGTTAAACATCTTTAGAATGACTTATTTATGGCCGCATATACATGTTTACTCACAATCGGAGAGCTTGTTTTCCAAATTTACAGAAATCGTGGTATTTTTTTCTACAtctataatgtacaagctcctgataagttTAAGAGGCCTCACAAAAGAGTTGTTGAAAAGGGTGCCATGGATAATATTTTccccttcgccattcataagGGATGGACTAGTTAGAAAAGGAACCAATACCAAGCTTGGTACTCATTCACATCCGCCATGGTATACTACACGTTTTACTTGCTGAAAAAGACAAGaccgagtcgtgggaatagcctcaataagtatttcctcttccaaaaacacattttttcttgCTTCGCTAACCGATTTGATAAGTTTCTTCGATCGTACAACAAAACCATGTATCGTTCTATCAATGACATTGTCAAATCCATATCCGGTGATGTTggttgatcaatcatcattctttaaacaccatccatgtcaccaacgcagttccttttccagcaaacgtgtaatatctcaatgcctagtgtatttgaaaggtcatggatagatatatatctgaagcttttcccacttccaaatgcaaaccaaagtGTGTCTGCCCCTAGGTCACTGAAAAGCGAAACCgcaatgacagcaacatcagtatcgaatgttcgagtcatgactcagtcaagtctgtgtttcactgcatcagacacatgcatctTGATTCATGTGTCAGCCTCTTTACGTGAACATGATGCTAAGCTTGAAACATCACCATGTGATGGATAGCACAGAACATCCTGAGtaattgttgctacaactaccaccctcaaaatctattgagcaagctgttgcgaatgaaaacttaaaagatCTTTCTTATTGTCGTAATCTTGTTTTGACTCTTGATTCGTCagtgtattccctttcccctaaatgtagctcttgctttttataacaaatgccgaggatattctatcttatctacCTTgagatgtatttcaagtttatcaccatgttcacattaagaggctgacaatataatcatggtgcatgtgtttGATGCAATGAACCACGAACTTGCACGAGTCATGATACGAATattgtttcgctattccgtgacaggggtagacgaactatggattgtgttttgGAGGGcaaaaagctttggataaatatatttacaaatgcacCTGGCAATGAGTTATTACACACACTTATTGTGCTCCATGTATTTACcagttgtgatatggttctctgattgcttgaaaaggaaaataagactgcgtgggagacattgatggcatttgaagatgtgactttgaCATAAAGAATGAAtattgatcagcctaaatcaccgtGGTTTAACTGTAAGAtcacacaaacttatcagatggggtaaACATGGTTAACGAATCAAGAAAAGAACTTTTGCGCAAAAAGGAAGACTAGTAATTGagagtaaaacgtgcaatatactaaggcaGGTGTTTAGGGGGACGAGCTTGGAATTGACTCTTATGATACCCAGTTCAAGTgcttatgaatggcgaagggaCAGAGAGGATAACTTTTAAATAACTCTTTctaaggcctcatcattttgtcagaagcttgtacattttGAATGTACTTGGGAATGCGGTTCAATGCCAAAACATGCTACATCATAAGCATCAGAAACAAAAGCCATCAAATCTACAGTTTAAATTGGACACATACTACAACAAGTCGAGCATAACCCGTACCTAATCTTGGAAGACCTCAAATGGACCACCCACATATTAAACGTGGCAAAGAAAGTAAATTCAACACTAGGCTTTCAAAGAAAAAACTTGAAATACTGCCCACAAGATTGCAAAAAACAGCTTACATCTCGCTCGTTGATCAACAATGGACCCAACATGATAACAAACATAAATAAGCTAGAAAGGGTACAAAGTCAAGCGGCAAGATTTATCACCATAGGTTACAAGTCAG contains:
- the LOC139517612 gene encoding large ribosomal subunit protein P2-like; amino-acid sequence: MRYVAAYMLAVMGGIENPSVDDLKRIIGSVGIDSDNEKINLVISKLKGKNIEELVLKSQGLLASVCGGSESTCNQTGTPQVKEVSREDKEKPNDKDDGNDSDGSDGSDVSFGLLFD